In the genome of Phlebotomus papatasi isolate M1 chromosome 2, Ppap_2.1, whole genome shotgun sequence, one region contains:
- the LOC129803692 gene encoding uncharacterized protein LOC129803692 — protein sequence MKQLQIWVIVLLHAVTVSSIQFPDDSRHRQQPHQAQQRSLSPAEEYRVHSYHNVNNLLGLGGTRYPKRRRKPYKKHPCLPMAYSRQTGGYQDDEPDENVNSKFLGFNLFLTDFNFDGSPLYNPFGGYPCSPGLFGDNSGHKPQKPHRPQKPLKPIKPEKPVIEDYDDVIVDDVVTPSSPERPTRPGGGPLGFFGEGGLFDLSNFGGLNRPGSLFNTISNLGSRPALTGGNVLGDSVDSLQKPIIEINVPDTINSLRNGDFSARKFFEGVLDSFSSLTSLVFGGSE from the exons ATGAAACAGTTACAG ATCTGGGTCATTGTGTTGCTTCATGCAGTCACAGTGTCATCCATTCAGTTCCCAGACGACAGCAGACACAGGCAGCAGCCGCACCAGGCACAGCAGAGATCTCTGAGTCCGGCTGAAGAGTATCGCGTCCACAGTTATCACAATGTTAACAATTTGCTGGGGCTGGGCGGTACGAGATATCCCAAGAGACGCAGGAAGCCCTACAAGAAGCATCCATGCCTCCCTATGGCCTACAGTCGCCAGACAGGAGGCTATCAGGATGATGAACCCGATGAGAATGTCAACTCAAAATTTCTGGGCTTCAATCTCTTCCTCACGGATTTCAATTTCGACGGATCCCCACTCTATAATCCCTTTGGGGGCTATCCATGCAGTCCGGGATTATTCGGGGATAATTCTGGACACAAGCCCCAGAAACCCCATCGACCTCAGAAGCCTCTAAAACCAATAAAGCCGGAAAAGCCAGTCATTGAAGATTACGATGATG TGATAGTTGATGATGTTGTGACTCCGTCGAGTCCTGAGAGACCAACGCGACCAGGAGGAGGACCACTGGGATTCTTTGGAGAAGGAGGACTCTTTGATTTATCAAATTTTGGCGGACTGAATCGCCCTGGAAGTCTTTTCAACACCATCAGCAATCTCGGTTCCCGACCAGCTCTGACCGGAGGGAATGTCCTGGGAGACTCTGTGGACAGTCTTCAGAAGCCCATCATTGAGATTAATGTCCCAGATACCATCAACAGCCTG AGAAACGGTGACTTTAGCGCCAGGAAATTCTTCGAAGGTGTTCTGGATTCTTTCTCATCCCTCACGTCACTTGTTTTTGGTGGATCAGAATGA